A window of the Narcine bancroftii isolate sNarBan1 chromosome 4, sNarBan1.hap1, whole genome shotgun sequence genome harbors these coding sequences:
- the LOC138761535 gene encoding zinc finger protein 420-like isoform X1 codes for MLPSEMSAPQRAHTGKWPFTCLECGKGFAQSSNLKTHQQIHTGDRPYTCPECSKEFILSSDLLTHQQVHTGKRPFTCPECGKGFTKSSRLKTHQRVHTGEKPFICPECGKGFTQSSSLKTHRRLHTGERPFTCLECGKDFTQSSKLKIHRRLHTGEKPFTCPDCGKGFIQSSDLLNHRQEHTGEKPLTCPECGKGFSRSSDLLTHQRIHTGERPFTCPECGKSFTHSCSLKTHQRLHTGERPYTCTECGKGFNRSSDLLTHLQVHTGERPFTCPECGKGFTQSSNLKTHRRLHTGERPYTCPECGMGFNRLPDLQTHLQFHTGERPFTCPECGKGFTKSSNLKTHQRLHTGERPYTCPECGKGFAQSSNLKSHQRLHTGERPYTCPECSKGFIRSSDLLTHQQVHTGKWAFTCPECGKGFTKSSILKIHRRVHINERPFICPERVKCFTQSSNLKAHRRLHTGKRTFACPPSADGGSPSHPT; via the coding sequence ATGCTGCCTTCTGAAATGAGTGCCCCCCAACGGGCTCACACTGGGAAGTGGCCATTCACCTGCTTAGAGTGCGGGAAGGGCTTTGCTCAGTCCTCTAACCTGAAGACCCACCAGCAGATCCACACTGGCGATAGACCCTACACCTGCCCTGAGTGTAGCAAGGAGTTCATTCTATCCTCAGACTTGCTGACCCACCAGCAGGTCCACACTGgcaagaggcccttcacctgccctgagtgtggcaagggATTCACTAAGTCCTCTCGACTGAAGACCCATCAGAGGGTTCACACCGGCGAGAAGCCCTTCATCTGCcccgagtgtggcaagggcttcacccagtcctcTAGCCTGAAAACACACCGGCGtctccacaccggggagaggcccttcacctgcctcgAGTGCGGCAAGGACTTTACTCAGTCGTCTAAACTGAAGATCCACCGGCGACTCCACACCGGTGAGAAACCCTTCACTTGCCCTGATTGTGGCAAGGGGTTCATTCAATCGTCAGACTTGCTGAACCACCGGCAGGAACACACTGGTGAGAAGCCcctcacctgccctgagtgtggcaagggGTTTAGTCGATCGTCagacctgctgacccaccagcggatccacactggcgaaaggcccttcacctgccctgagtgtggcaagAGCTTCACTCACTCCTGTAGCCTGAAGACCCATCAACGtctccacaccggggagaggccctacACCTGCACTGAGTGTGGAAAGGGGTTCAATCGATCGTCAGACTTGCTGACCCACCTTCAGGTCCACACTGGCGAAAGGCctttcacctgccccgagtgtgggaagggcttcactCAGTCCTCTAACCTGAAGACCCACCGGCGtctccacaccggggagaggccctacacctgccccgagtgcggtATGGGGTTTAATCGATTGCCGGACTTGCAGACCCACCTGCAGTTCCACACTGGTgaaaggcccttcacctgccccgaatgcggcaagggcttcactaAGTCCTCTAACCTGAAGACCCACCAGCGTCTGCACACTGGTGAGAGGCCCTATACCTGCCCCGAGTGCGGGAAGGGCTTCGCTCAGTCCTCTAACCTGAAGTCCCACCAGCGTCTCCACACAGGGGAGAGGCCCTACACCTGCCCTGAGTGTAGCAAGGGGTTCATTCGATCCTCAGACTTGCTGACCCACCAGCAGGTCCACACTGGCAAGTGggccttcacctgccccgagtgtggcaagggcttcactaAGTCCTCTATATTGAAGATCCATCGGAGGGTTCACATCAACGAGAGGCCCTTCATCTGCCCTGAACGTGTGAAGTGCTTCACTCAGTCCTCTAACCTGAAGGCCCACCGGCGTCTCCACACTGGGAAGAGGACCTTTGCCTGCCCCCCAAGTGCGGATGGAggttcacccagccatcccaccTGA